In one Halosimplex halophilum genomic region, the following are encoded:
- a CDS encoding phosphoribosylanthranilate isomerase yields MSDANEPEAGGPAARVKVCGVTREEDREAVVAAGADAVGVICDVPVDTPREVDADAAADLLAGVPPLVTGVLVTMPTTVEEAVGLVEATEPDALQVHGGLSPGELGALSRRLSQDLVVAVDAEADDIREYAEPADVLLVDSVDAAGGGGTGETHDWERTREVVADLTVPVVLAGGLTPENVAAAVETVEPFGVDVATGVERVDGDGTRVGGEKDHEAVRSFVAAARRGVAA; encoded by the coding sequence ATGAGCGACGCGAACGAACCCGAAGCGGGCGGTCCGGCCGCCCGAGTCAAGGTCTGCGGCGTCACCCGCGAGGAGGACCGGGAAGCCGTCGTCGCCGCGGGCGCCGACGCCGTGGGCGTCATCTGCGACGTGCCCGTCGACACGCCCCGGGAGGTCGACGCCGACGCCGCCGCCGACCTGCTCGCGGGCGTGCCGCCGCTCGTGACCGGCGTGCTCGTGACGATGCCGACGACCGTCGAGGAGGCGGTCGGGCTGGTCGAGGCCACTGAACCGGACGCCCTGCAGGTCCACGGCGGGCTCTCGCCGGGCGAACTCGGCGCGCTCTCCCGTCGGCTGTCACAGGACCTCGTCGTCGCGGTCGACGCGGAGGCCGACGACATCCGGGAGTATGCCGAACCCGCCGACGTTCTGCTGGTCGACTCGGTCGACGCCGCGGGGGGCGGCGGCACCGGCGAGACCCACGACTGGGAGCGCACCCGCGAGGTCGTCGCCGACCTGACCGTGCCCGTGGTCCTGGCCGGCGGGCTCACGCCCGAGAACGTCGCCGCGGCCGTCGAAACGGTCGAACCGTTCGGCGTCGACGTGGCGACGGGGGTCGAACGGGTCGACGGCGACGGGACCCGTGTCGGCGGCGAGAAGGACCACGAGGCCGTCCGCTCGTTCGTCGCCGCGGCGCGGCGGGGGGTGGCCGCGTGA
- the trpD gene encoding anthranilate phosphoribosyltransferase, producing MEAYIESVTNGEDLTLEEAREAATAVFEDATEAQIGALLAALRAKGETEAEIAGFAQGMREAARTIDPDRAPLVDTCGTGGDDYDTINVSTTSAIVAAGAGVPVAKHGNYSVSSSSGSSDVLEEVGLDMDTAPEAVEATIEEAGIGYMHAPAFHPAMKAVIGPRREVGMRTIFNVLGPLTNPAGADAQVMGVYDPDLVPLIGRAVAEMPVDHALIVHGSGMDEITIHDETAVAEVEDGEVTEYTVTPEDLGLETHDIEAVAGGTPEENAEDLLGIVEGDVRGAKREIILANAGAAVYVAGEADSLEAGVEAAADAIDSGDAATKLDDLREVSTRVAADGGR from the coding sequence ATGGAAGCATACATCGAGTCAGTCACGAACGGGGAGGACCTGACGCTGGAGGAGGCCCGCGAGGCGGCGACGGCCGTCTTCGAGGACGCGACGGAGGCACAGATCGGCGCGCTGCTGGCGGCGCTGCGCGCGAAGGGCGAGACGGAGGCGGAGATCGCCGGCTTCGCCCAGGGGATGCGCGAGGCCGCCCGCACGATCGACCCCGACCGGGCGCCGCTGGTCGACACCTGCGGCACCGGCGGCGACGACTACGACACGATCAACGTCTCGACGACCAGCGCCATCGTCGCCGCCGGCGCCGGCGTCCCGGTCGCCAAGCACGGCAACTACTCCGTCTCCTCGTCGTCGGGGAGCTCGGACGTGCTGGAGGAGGTCGGCCTCGACATGGACACCGCGCCCGAGGCCGTCGAGGCGACCATCGAGGAGGCCGGCATCGGCTACATGCACGCGCCCGCCTTCCACCCGGCGATGAAGGCCGTCATCGGCCCGCGCCGCGAGGTGGGGATGCGGACCATCTTCAACGTGCTCGGTCCGCTCACGAACCCCGCCGGCGCCGACGCGCAGGTCATGGGCGTCTACGACCCAGACCTGGTCCCGCTGATCGGCCGCGCCGTCGCAGAGATGCCCGTCGACCACGCGCTGATCGTCCACGGCTCCGGCATGGACGAGATCACGATCCACGACGAGACCGCCGTCGCGGAGGTCGAGGACGGCGAGGTCACCGAGTACACGGTCACCCCCGAGGACCTCGGGCTGGAGACCCACGACATCGAGGCTGTCGCGGGCGGGACGCCCGAGGAGAACGCCGAGGACCTGCTGGGGATCGTCGAGGGCGACGTGCGCGGCGCCAAGCGCGAGATCATCCTCGCGAACGCGGGCGCCGCCGTCTACGTCGCCGGCGAGGCCGACTCGCTGGAGGCCGGCGTCGAGGCGGCCGCCGACGCCATCGACTCGGGCGACGCCGCGACCAAACTGGACGACCTGCGGGAAGTCAGTACCCGCGTCGCCGCCGACGGGGGCCGATGA
- a CDS encoding methyl-accepting chemotaxis protein, producing the protein MRPTLKRRIGAALGGQFAHAVYQVVVLLVAPDLWPVLGGLGVLAAAGGLASAYRSIGRALDDRERERRRLQTALTEAERERDDLRERLDDAKADLADLRAERDARPATPPVATPDGGIQAADDGGPVDYDGSVRAVETALDAFGDGDLTRRLDAGDDSEALAALAAEFNEMAATFEQTFDAAAGFSDEVVGSSEQVTTATEAVTDSSETVARRVQEIADVFHEQHQQITQISDEMSDMSATIEEIAASSDEVKEMADRTERSTVEGIEAGRSARDTMDEAQDQIEGVVETVTELDERMDEVGQIVDLIDDIAEQTNILALNASIEAAHASAGANDNGFGVVADEVKSLAEETKDATNEIEGLIGEIQDQTDETVEEITEMQSTVDEGKETVGEGLDALESILEHVQETASGVTEISDATDDQAASSEEVAAIADEAAETSKENVEEAEQVAAIAEEQNLALSEMYVNAKMLTMRAEQLSALFERYETE; encoded by the coding sequence ATGCGACCGACCCTCAAGCGACGGATCGGTGCGGCGCTGGGCGGGCAGTTCGCCCACGCCGTCTATCAGGTGGTGGTCCTCCTGGTCGCGCCGGACCTGTGGCCGGTGCTCGGCGGACTGGGCGTTCTCGCGGCCGCGGGGGGACTCGCCTCCGCCTATCGCTCGATCGGCCGGGCGCTCGACGACCGCGAGCGCGAGCGCCGGCGCCTCCAGACGGCGCTGACCGAGGCCGAGCGCGAGCGCGACGACCTCCGCGAGCGGCTGGACGACGCGAAGGCGGACCTGGCGGACCTCCGGGCCGAGCGCGACGCCCGCCCGGCGACACCGCCGGTGGCGACGCCCGACGGCGGGATCCAGGCGGCCGACGACGGCGGGCCCGTCGACTACGACGGCAGCGTCCGGGCGGTCGAGACGGCGCTGGACGCCTTCGGCGACGGCGACCTGACCCGGCGGCTCGACGCCGGGGACGACTCGGAAGCGCTCGCCGCGCTCGCGGCGGAGTTCAACGAGATGGCCGCGACCTTCGAGCAGACGTTCGACGCCGCGGCGGGGTTCAGCGACGAGGTCGTCGGCTCCTCCGAGCAGGTGACGACGGCGACCGAGGCCGTCACCGACTCCAGCGAGACGGTCGCCCGCCGGGTCCAGGAGATCGCCGACGTGTTCCACGAGCAACACCAGCAGATCACCCAGATCTCCGACGAGATGTCCGACATGTCCGCGACCATCGAGGAGATCGCCGCCTCCTCCGACGAGGTCAAGGAGATGGCCGACAGGACCGAACGCTCGACCGTCGAGGGCATCGAAGCCGGCCGCTCGGCGCGGGACACCATGGACGAGGCCCAGGACCAGATCGAGGGCGTCGTCGAGACGGTGACCGAACTCGACGAGCGGATGGACGAGGTCGGTCAGATCGTCGACCTCATCGACGACATCGCCGAGCAGACGAACATCCTCGCGCTGAACGCCTCCATCGAGGCCGCCCACGCCTCGGCGGGCGCGAACGACAACGGCTTCGGCGTCGTCGCCGACGAGGTCAAGAGCCTCGCCGAGGAGACCAAGGACGCCACCAACGAGATCGAGGGGCTCATCGGCGAGATCCAGGACCAGACCGACGAGACCGTCGAGGAGATCACCGAGATGCAGTCGACCGTCGACGAGGGCAAGGAGACCGTCGGCGAGGGGCTGGACGCCCTGGAGTCGATCCTCGAACACGTCCAAGAGACCGCCTCGGGCGTCACCGAGATATCCGACGCCACCGACGACCAGGCCGCCTCCTCCGAGGAGGTCGCCGCCATCGCCGACGAGGCCGCCGAGACCAGCAAGGAGAACGTCGAGGAGGCCGAGCAGGTCGCCGCCATCGCCGAGGAGCAGAACCTCGCGCTCTCGGAGATGTACGTCAACGCGAAGATGCTCACGATGCGCGCCGAGCAGCTCTCGGCGCTGTTCGAGCGCTACGAGACCGAGTGA
- a CDS encoding M24 family metallopeptidase — MSHTDAVRERLDAYLADNDLEAVWFARPPSFAWLTGGNNVVDRAADIGVAAAGYDGDGLTVVTDNIEAERLVDEELPDDATVETVQWYEADLAEAVAAFSPTPAAADFDVPGFESVDPTDLRQPLTDADVERFRSLGADAAEVVESVVREASADDEEREVGGRLRDRLFARGIDSPVVLVGSGERTREYRHYTTRDSELGDYALVSVTAVRDGLHASITRSVAFDAPEWLDERTEAAMRVEASALAATQRVGREGGVAGDVFDAIEEAYAEVGYEGEWRNHHQGGAAAYAGREWFGTPDSEAPVHVPMTYAYNPTVQGAKSEDTHLVTDEGIELLTGTGDWPTETVEPVGDGPEMERHAVLHR, encoded by the coding sequence ATGTCCCACACCGACGCGGTCCGCGAGCGGCTCGACGCGTATCTCGCCGACAACGACCTTGAAGCCGTCTGGTTCGCCCGACCCCCTTCCTTCGCGTGGCTGACCGGCGGGAACAACGTCGTCGACCGCGCCGCCGATATCGGGGTCGCCGCCGCCGGCTACGACGGCGACGGCCTCACCGTCGTCACCGACAACATCGAGGCGGAGCGACTGGTCGACGAGGAACTCCCCGACGACGCGACCGTCGAGACCGTCCAGTGGTACGAGGCCGACCTCGCCGAGGCGGTCGCGGCGTTCAGCCCGACGCCGGCGGCCGCCGACTTCGACGTGCCCGGCTTCGAATCGGTCGACCCGACCGACCTCCGCCAGCCGCTGACCGACGCCGACGTCGAGCGGTTCCGGTCGCTGGGCGCCGACGCCGCCGAGGTGGTCGAAAGCGTCGTCCGCGAGGCGAGCGCCGACGACGAGGAACGGGAGGTGGGCGGCCGCCTGCGCGACCGGCTGTTCGCCCGCGGCATCGACTCCCCGGTCGTCCTCGTCGGGAGCGGCGAGCGCACCCGGGAGTACCGCCACTACACCACCCGCGACAGCGAACTCGGCGACTACGCGCTGGTCTCGGTCACCGCGGTCCGCGACGGCCTCCACGCCAGCATCACCCGCTCGGTCGCCTTCGACGCGCCCGAGTGGCTCGACGAGCGCACCGAGGCCGCGATGCGCGTCGAGGCCAGCGCCCTCGCTGCGACCCAGCGCGTCGGCCGCGAGGGCGGGGTCGCCGGCGACGTGTTCGACGCCATCGAAGAGGCCTACGCCGAGGTGGGCTACGAGGGCGAGTGGCGCAACCACCACCAGGGCGGCGCCGCGGCCTACGCCGGCCGCGAGTGGTTCGGGACGCCCGACTCGGAGGCCCCGGTCCACGTCCCGATGACCTACGCCTACAACCCGACGGTCCAGGGCGCCAAGAGCGAGGACACCCACCTCGTCACAGACGAGGGCATCGAACTGCTGACGGGCACCGGCGACTGGCCGACCGAGACGGTCGAACCGGTCGGCGACGGCCCCGAGATGGAGCGCCACGCCGTCCTCCATCGCTGA